Proteins from a genomic interval of Lolium perenne isolate Kyuss_39 chromosome 1, Kyuss_2.0, whole genome shotgun sequence:
- the LOC139832785 gene encoding uncharacterized protein — MRPMGRLKDTDLVMVNELLTASNDWNEPLIREIFFAPDVDSILSIPLRSTRGDDWLAWSKEKSGIYTVRSAYKSLMDALMYSIWSSRNNLTHGESGFSPAKTMEMVKETLQTLELPRDKGVPKSARPECKWQRPPDGVVKINSDGAVNVNDNLAATGAVAREGVVFRGATGKTYRGVSDPLTVESLAFRDAVVYARSRGFTNVVFEVDSEDLVRLWKNRANDLSVVKQVLDEISELSLLFTNFSLVHARREANQAAHSCAKYISLQDGSFSWDAEPPAFLVHSFGADCNLV, encoded by the exons ATGAGGCCAATGGGTCGTCTGAAGGATACTGATCTTGTCATGGTAAATGAGCTTTTAACTGCAAGTAATGATTGGAATGAGCCTTTGATCCGTGAGATCTTTTTTGCTCCAGATGTTGATTCCATTTTGAGTATTCCATTGAGGAGTACAAGGGGTGATGACTGGCTGGCATGGTCCAAAGAAAAATCTGGAATTTATACAGTTCGGTCGGCTTACAAATCCTTGATGGATGCAC TCATGTACTCGATCTGGTCATCGAGAAATAATCTGACTCATGGTGAGAGTGGTTTTAGTCCTGCTAAAACTATGGAGATGGTGAAGGAAACCTTGCAGACTCTTGAGTTACCAAGGGACAAGGGTGTTCCTAAATCTGCTAGGCCGGAGTGTAAGTGGCAGAGACCACCTGATGGAGTTGTTAAAATTAATTCTGATGGTGCTGTTAATGTCAATGACAATCTGGCAGCTACTGGTGCTGTTGCACGGGAGGGGGTGGTCTTCCGTGGTGCTACGGGTAAGACTTACCGAGGTGTGTCTGATCCTTTGACGGTGGAGTCCCTTGCTTTTAGAGATGCTGTTGTGTATGCAAGAAGCAGGGGTTTCACTAATGTTGTTTTTGAAGTTGACTCTGAAGATTTGGTCCGACTTTGGAAAAATAGAGCTAATGATCTTTCAGTAGTCAAGCAGGTCTTAGATGAGATTAGTGAGTTGAGTTTGTTGTTTACAAATTTTAGCTTAGTTCATGCTCGTCGCGAGGCTAACCAGGCGGCTCATTCTTGTGCAAAATATATAAGCCTACAAGATGGATCGTTTTCCTGGGATGCTGAGCCACCTGCTTTTCTAGTTCACAGCTTTGGGGCTGATTGTAACTTGGTGTGA
- the LOC139832787 gene encoding uncharacterized protein, translated as METKISAERVEKLKSTFGFSGVFAVDSDGLSGGVGLFWSSAVTVDIKSYNLHHIDAVIQCKDGSVPPWRFTGIYGEYRRENRHLTWTLMRRLHQLRNLPWLCSGDFNETLYSTEHFSEHDRDEWQMRAFREVTEDCGLIDLGFSGLPYTWDNRQEGSANVKARIDRAFGNDGLLNLFQVVKVKHVSVVQSDHCMIQTELKKHVSHRPLGRRAFKYENVWQTHADYDKVVVDLWQKAERGVGLEGFAKTLSSMQNGLSSWGTATFGDFKKKLSNLRRELDRVRRISLGRGPSPEEKKIMERINEVLFQEEIWIKQRSRVNWLKSGDRNTAYFHACASQRKRMNSISSLQREDGTWCDDAEEVKDEVQGFYKNLYTSEGAPDMQGLIDLVHEKVVQEDKVNLEADFTEEEVKRALFQMHPSKAPGVDGFTAGFYQRHWSLVGPELCGAVLGFLNGGEMPEEINDTAITLIPKNEACIGVYYQPGTKCLCARTFN; from the exons ATGGAGACGAAAATATCTGCGGAAAGAGTTGAGAAGTTAAAAAGCACTTTCGGTTTTTCTGGGGTGTTTGCAGTGGATAGTGATGGCCTTAGTGGCGGTGTTGGACTGTTCTGGTCATCAGCAGTGACAGTTGATATCAAGAGCTATAACTTACATCATATTGATGCAGTAATTCAGTGCAAGGATGGGTCTGTTCCTCCATGGCGTTTCACAGGAATTTATGGTGAATATCGCAGAGAGAATAGACATCTAACTTGGACTCTTATGAGGAGGTTACACCAGCTCCGAAATCTCCCGTGGTTGTGTAGTGGTGATTTCAATGAAACGCTATATAGCACGGAACATTTTAGTGAGCATGATAGAGATGAGTGGCAGATGAGGGCCTTCAGAGAAGTGACTGAAGATTGTGGTCTGATTGATCTTGGTTTCTCTGGTTTGCCTTATACTTGGGACAACAGACAAGAAGGAAGTGCTAATGTTAAGGCAAGAATTGATCGAGCTTTCGGTAATGATGGCCTTCTGAATCTTTTTCAGGTTGTGAAAGTTAAACATGTTAGTGTTGTTCAGTCTGATCACTGCATGATTCAAACGGAGTTAAAGAAACATGTCAGTCATCGTCCATTGGGGAGGAGAGCTTTTAAATATGAGAATGTTTGGCAAACCCATGCTGATTATGACAAAGTAGTTGTGGATCTCTGGCAGAAGGCTGAAAGAGGTGTTGGTCTTGAGGGATTTGCGAAAACTCTCTCAAGTATGCAGAATGGTTTATCATCCTGGGGTACAGCAACCTTTGGGGATTTCAAGAAAAAGCTCAGTAATTTGAGGAGGGAGCTTGACAGGGTGAGGAGAATTTCTTTGGGTAGAGGTCCTTCGCCCGAGGAGAAGAAAATTATGGAAAGAATTAATGAGGTTCTGTTCCAAGAAGAGATTTGGATTAAGCAAAGGTCTCGGGTAAACTGGCTAAAATCAGGCGATCGTAATACTGCTTATTTCCATGCTTGTGCTTCCCAGCGCAAGAGAATGAACTCAATATCCTCTCTCCAACGAGAGGATGGTACTTGGTGTGATGATGCGGAAGAGGTAAAAGATGAGGTACAGGGTTTCTATAAAAACTTATATACTTCAGAAGGAGCTCCTGATATGCAGGGACTTATTGATTTAGTTCATGAGAAAGTGGTGCAAGAGGATAAGGTCAATCTTGAAGCCGATTTTACTGAAGAGGAAGTCAAGAGAGCTCTTTTCCAAATGCATCCCTCTAAGGCACCAGGTGTTGATGGCTTCacggcaggtttttaccaacgCCACTGGAGTCTAGTTGGCCCGGAGCTGTGTGGTGCGGTGCTAGGTTTTCTGAATGGAGGGGAAATGCCGGAGGAGATTAATGATACTGCTATAACTCTCATTCCAAAG AATGAGGCCTGTATTGGAGTATACTATCAGCCAGGAACAAAGTGCCTTTGTGCCAGGACGTTTAATTAG